In a genomic window of Seriola aureovittata isolate HTS-2021-v1 ecotype China chromosome 11, ASM2101889v1, whole genome shotgun sequence:
- the LOC130177715 gene encoding rho GTPase-activating protein 20-like isoform X1: protein MPAGGQRFSDMEMLVGMEDEQVDTARSRAGSCVEFYTVRKMKTLAQRRQSAPSLVISKALTRSRSTSRESCLTPVSPESCPLVQAFLAECPGRLFLGHAQTQLKTGLQTQERHLFLFTDTLLVAKAKSPTHFKVKAQVRVCEMWTANCMEEVCEGSTNPERSFVMGWPTCNCVATFSSEEHKDKWLVLIKSRIIEGKEKDDPKTIPLKIFAKDIGNCAYAKTLAVSNTDSTTDVIRMALLQFGISGCVKDHRLWVSSSKDDPPYPLIGHEFPFSIKMSHIRDGGSSGGGLAGGVGRDPTSPTDCPGVLLLDQCLPPDTQCQFILKPSKVAPGQAQLIEPGQQKSFKRKRSLINWPFWRGSSTQLDGLPLSPTSLSPTQGRLFGRPLSSICSPDHGLPKPVMDMLVFLYLEGPYTRGVFRRSAGAKACRELRDRLDSGTEDPDISHQSVFIIAAVLKDFLRNIPGSMLCVDLYDQWMDAMEGEGGEERTQAVQRLLHLLPSENLLLLRHVIAILHCIQGNAHDNQMNAFNLSVCIAPSMLWAPAPSTPEMEGEGTKKVCELVRFLIENCSGVLGEDVTTLFRSFSQKSSSSDHGSDVSSFQMNDSSYDSLENELNDDPESPYQEQLPLRDKDKPDSRSRDSVITLSDCDPDPDPETDLQLQLPPLARPRRFSPAVRQPRARQANGPSQGPRRLRRSSEPALALASTPPSGTVTVHADNHRLPVRKASYDAAMEGEGEEEDEVFLEQRLNGLQLKEEGEDGCEKGGVKVQNGGWRKVKHTPPPPLRLDASCSSLSSPATSPTGSSLSSLDSAFSQYSTDYATNGVIPLAEPTSLSPNFPGRPQVSPRGSPPQKEATPHFPQPTLPPRTSHTTSHPHGLHPNMWLKKDRRLSLKQADNGHAEEDSPVVNGKTNPSSNGCSVGAPEAVVMNQNCQRRSSSPPSYQQALLQLQRSRSPFYKGTEKPLTVRELRQLHDLTCTHKPPTCPNNPKPPAGSDVTHRLAGHECVQPPQGVFYGQSATTLVLQRQKSHSLTPAMEVHRGRRTLPLPRRASEPNKVNANSNLTSSLTLNRLRISKGQTQDGGLRVSDVEPNHAEPRFCLSPSATRAVRDYFSSQDQEDADACLRRSQEVALAIVQGKREWQSRRCSDPRVDDFEQLFFAEESYV from the exons AAGATGAAGACCTTGGCCCAAAGACGACAGTCAGCTCCCTCGCTGGTCATCAGCAAAGCACTTACCAGATCGAGAAGCACATCCAG GGAAAGCTGCCTGACGCCAGTCAGCCCAGAGTCATGTCCCCTTGTCCAGGCCTTCCTGGCCGAGTGTCCAGGCCGCCTGTTCCTGGGTCACGCCCAGACGCAGCTAAAGACAGGCCTGCAGACACAGGAGAgacacctcttcctcttcacgGACACACTGCTCGTCGCCAAGGCCAA gtcTCCCACTCATTTCAAAGTGAAGGCCCAAGTCCGAGTGTGTGAGATGTGGACCGCCAACTGCATGGAAGAGGTGTGTGAAGGAAGCACCAACCCAGAGAGGAGCTTTGTCATGGGCTGGCCCACCTGCAACTGTGTGGCCACcttcag CTCCGAGGAGCACAAGGACAAATGGTTGGTGCTCATCAAAAG TCGGATAATTGAGGGAAAAGAGAAGGATGACCCCAAGACCATTCCACTCAAGATATTTGCAAAGGATATTGGAAACTGTGCATAT GCCAAGACGCTCGCGGTCAGCAACACTGACAGCACCACTGATGTCATCCGCATGGCTCTGCTGCAGTTCGGCATATCG GGTTGCGTCAAAGACCACCGGTTGTGGGTGAGCTCCAGCAAGGACGACCCTCCATACCCTCTCATTG GCCACGAGTTTCCCTTTAGCATCAAGATGAGCCACATTCGGGACGGCGGGAGCAGTGGTGGAGGACTAGCAGGAGGAGTAGGGAGGGATCCAACGAGCCCCACAGACTGTCCaggggtgctgctgctggaccaGTGTCTCCCTCCGGACACCCAGTGCCAGTTCATCCTCAAACCCAGCAAGGTTGCCCCAGGACAGGCTCAACTTATAG AACCTGGTCAGCAGAAGTCTTTTAAGAGGAAGAGGTCTCTGATCAACTGGCCTTTCTGGAGAGGCTCCAGCACACAGCTGGACGGCCTGCCCCTGTCCCCGACCTCGCTCTCTCCCACTCAGGGACGGCTGTTCGGACGACCCCTGAGCTCCATCTGCTCTCCCGACCACGGCCTGCCCAAGCCTGTCATG GACATGTTGGTGTTCCTGTACCTGGAGGGGCCCTACACCAGGGGCGTCTTCAGGCGGTCAGCCGGGGCCAAAGCCTGCCGGGAGCTGCGGGACAGACTGGACAGTGGGACTGAGGACCCAGACATCTCGCACCAGTCCGTGTTCATCATTGCTGCTGTCctcaag GACTTCCTGCGAAATATCCCGGGCAGCATGTTGTGTGTGGATCTGTACGACCAGTGGATGGATGCgatggagggggagggaggggaggagaggacgCAAGCTGTCCAGAG GTTGCTCCACCTCCTGCCAAGCGAGAACCTGCTTCTCCTGCGACATGTGATCGCCATACTGCACTGTATCCAAGGCAACGCCCACGACAACCAGATGAACGCCTtcaacctgtctgtctgcatcgCTCCCAGCATGCTTTGGGCCCCAGCGCCGAGCACTCCCGAGATGGAGGGGGAGGGCACCAAGAAG GTGTGTGAGCTGGTCCGCTTCCTCATAGAGAACTGCAGCGGCGTCCTGGGAGAAGACGTCACCACGCTGTTCAGGAGCTTCAGccagaagagcagcagcagtgaccaCGGATCAG ATGTGTCGTCCTTCCAGATGAACGACTCGTCCTATGACAGCCTGGAGAATGAGCTCAACGATGACCCTGAGTCTCCCTACCAGGAGCAGCTGCCGCTTCGTGACAAGGACAAGCCTGACAGCCGCAGCCGTGACTCTGTCATAACCCTCAGCGACTGCGACCCTGATCCCGACCCCGAGACTGACCTCCAGCTTCAGCTCCCCCCGCTGGCCAGACCCAGGAGGTTCAGCCCTGCGGTTCGACAGCCTCGCGCCCGCCAGGCCAACGGCCCTTCGCAGGGTCccaggaggctgaggaggagttCGGAGCCCGCCTTGGCCCTGGCAAGCACGCCGCCTTCAGGCACAGTGACGGTTCATGCCGATAACCACCGGCTGCCTGTACGGAAGGCGAGCTATGATGCTGCCATGGaaggtgagggagaggaggaggacgaggtgTTTCTGGAGCAGAGGCTGAACGGGCTGCagctgaaggaggagggagaggatggaTGTGAGAAGGGAGGAGTCAAAGTCCAGAACGGTGGGTGGAGGAAGGTGAAGCACACTCCTCCGCCTCCGTTGCGACTGGATGCCAGCTGTTCCAGTCTGTCGTCACCGGCAACCTCACCCACGGGCTCCTCCCTCAGTTCTTTAGACTCCGCCTTCTCACAGTATTCTACTGACTATGCCACCAATGGGGTGATTCCATTGGCTGAACCTACTTCTCTCTCCCCTAACTTTCCTGGGCGACCCCAGGTGTCACCCAGAGGCTCCCCCCCTCAGAAGGAAGCAACGCCTCATTTTCCACAGCCCACCCTGCCTCCGCGGACCAGCCATACCACCTCCCACCCCCATGGCCTCCATCCTAACATGTGGCTGAAGAAGGACCGCCGCCTGTCTCTAAAGCAGGCTGATAATGGACACGCAGAAGAGGACTCACCTGTGGTAAACGGGAAAACCAACCCAAGCAGTAACGGCTGCTCTGTCGGCGCCCCCGAGGCCGTGGTAATGAATCAAAACTGCCAGCGGAGATCCAGCAGCCCTCCGTCCTACCAGcaggctctgctgcagctgcagcgcAGCCGCTCCCCTTTCTACAAGGGGACAGAGAAACCCCTGACGGTCAGAGAGCTGAGGCAGCTCCACGACCTGACCTGTACCCACAAACCCCCAACCTGTCCTAACAACCCAAAACCACCcgcaggaagtgatgtcacacacaggCTGGCTGGACATGAGTGTGTGCAGCCCCCGCAGGGTGTTTTCTATGGACAGAGCGCCACCACTCTGGTCCTGCAGAGGCAAAAGTCTCACTCTCTGACTCCGGCCATGGAAGtacacagagggagaaggacTCTTCCCCTCCCTCGCAGAGCATCTGAACCTAACAAGGTCAATGCGAACTCTAACCTCACCTCCAGCCTCACCTTGAACAGACTTCGTATTTCAAAGGGTCAGACCCAAGACGGCGGCCTGAGAGTGTCAGACGTGGAGCCCAACCACGCTGAACCACGCTTCTGCCTGTCTCCCTCCGCCACCCGGGCTGTGAGGGACTACTTTTCCTCGCAGGATCAGGAGGATGCAGATGCCTGCTTGCGGAGGAGTCAGGAGGTGGCACTAGCTATCGTGCAGGGGAAGAGGGAGTGGCAGAGCAGGCGGTGCAGCGACCCACGAGTGGACGACTTCGAACAGCTTTTTTTTGCAGAGGAGTCGTACGTGTAA
- the LOC130177715 gene encoding rho GTPase-activating protein 20-like isoform X2 produces the protein METMSPQQGTMGQNRSDSLTGESKALTDNKKKMKTLAQRRQSAPSLVISKALTRSRSTSRESCLTPVSPESCPLVQAFLAECPGRLFLGHAQTQLKTGLQTQERHLFLFTDTLLVAKAKSPTHFKVKAQVRVCEMWTANCMEEVCEGSTNPERSFVMGWPTCNCVATFSSEEHKDKWLVLIKSRIIEGKEKDDPKTIPLKIFAKDIGNCAYAKTLAVSNTDSTTDVIRMALLQFGISGCVKDHRLWVSSSKDDPPYPLIGHEFPFSIKMSHIRDGGSSGGGLAGGVGRDPTSPTDCPGVLLLDQCLPPDTQCQFILKPSKVAPGQAQLIEPGQQKSFKRKRSLINWPFWRGSSTQLDGLPLSPTSLSPTQGRLFGRPLSSICSPDHGLPKPVMDMLVFLYLEGPYTRGVFRRSAGAKACRELRDRLDSGTEDPDISHQSVFIIAAVLKDFLRNIPGSMLCVDLYDQWMDAMEGEGGEERTQAVQRLLHLLPSENLLLLRHVIAILHCIQGNAHDNQMNAFNLSVCIAPSMLWAPAPSTPEMEGEGTKKVCELVRFLIENCSGVLGEDVTTLFRSFSQKSSSSDHGSDVSSFQMNDSSYDSLENELNDDPESPYQEQLPLRDKDKPDSRSRDSVITLSDCDPDPDPETDLQLQLPPLARPRRFSPAVRQPRARQANGPSQGPRRLRRSSEPALALASTPPSGTVTVHADNHRLPVRKASYDAAMEGEGEEEDEVFLEQRLNGLQLKEEGEDGCEKGGVKVQNGGWRKVKHTPPPPLRLDASCSSLSSPATSPTGSSLSSLDSAFSQYSTDYATNGVIPLAEPTSLSPNFPGRPQVSPRGSPPQKEATPHFPQPTLPPRTSHTTSHPHGLHPNMWLKKDRRLSLKQADNGHAEEDSPVVNGKTNPSSNGCSVGAPEAVVMNQNCQRRSSSPPSYQQALLQLQRSRSPFYKGTEKPLTVRELRQLHDLTCTHKPPTCPNNPKPPAGSDVTHRLAGHECVQPPQGVFYGQSATTLVLQRQKSHSLTPAMEVHRGRRTLPLPRRASEPNKVNANSNLTSSLTLNRLRISKGQTQDGGLRVSDVEPNHAEPRFCLSPSATRAVRDYFSSQDQEDADACLRRSQEVALAIVQGKREWQSRRCSDPRVDDFEQLFFAEESYV, from the exons ATGGAAACCATGTCACCGCAGCAGGGGACCATGGGACAGAACAGGTCCGACTCTCTGACGGGAGAGAGCAAGGCGCTCACCGACAACAAAAAG AAGATGAAGACCTTGGCCCAAAGACGACAGTCAGCTCCCTCGCTGGTCATCAGCAAAGCACTTACCAGATCGAGAAGCACATCCAG GGAAAGCTGCCTGACGCCAGTCAGCCCAGAGTCATGTCCCCTTGTCCAGGCCTTCCTGGCCGAGTGTCCAGGCCGCCTGTTCCTGGGTCACGCCCAGACGCAGCTAAAGACAGGCCTGCAGACACAGGAGAgacacctcttcctcttcacgGACACACTGCTCGTCGCCAAGGCCAA gtcTCCCACTCATTTCAAAGTGAAGGCCCAAGTCCGAGTGTGTGAGATGTGGACCGCCAACTGCATGGAAGAGGTGTGTGAAGGAAGCACCAACCCAGAGAGGAGCTTTGTCATGGGCTGGCCCACCTGCAACTGTGTGGCCACcttcag CTCCGAGGAGCACAAGGACAAATGGTTGGTGCTCATCAAAAG TCGGATAATTGAGGGAAAAGAGAAGGATGACCCCAAGACCATTCCACTCAAGATATTTGCAAAGGATATTGGAAACTGTGCATAT GCCAAGACGCTCGCGGTCAGCAACACTGACAGCACCACTGATGTCATCCGCATGGCTCTGCTGCAGTTCGGCATATCG GGTTGCGTCAAAGACCACCGGTTGTGGGTGAGCTCCAGCAAGGACGACCCTCCATACCCTCTCATTG GCCACGAGTTTCCCTTTAGCATCAAGATGAGCCACATTCGGGACGGCGGGAGCAGTGGTGGAGGACTAGCAGGAGGAGTAGGGAGGGATCCAACGAGCCCCACAGACTGTCCaggggtgctgctgctggaccaGTGTCTCCCTCCGGACACCCAGTGCCAGTTCATCCTCAAACCCAGCAAGGTTGCCCCAGGACAGGCTCAACTTATAG AACCTGGTCAGCAGAAGTCTTTTAAGAGGAAGAGGTCTCTGATCAACTGGCCTTTCTGGAGAGGCTCCAGCACACAGCTGGACGGCCTGCCCCTGTCCCCGACCTCGCTCTCTCCCACTCAGGGACGGCTGTTCGGACGACCCCTGAGCTCCATCTGCTCTCCCGACCACGGCCTGCCCAAGCCTGTCATG GACATGTTGGTGTTCCTGTACCTGGAGGGGCCCTACACCAGGGGCGTCTTCAGGCGGTCAGCCGGGGCCAAAGCCTGCCGGGAGCTGCGGGACAGACTGGACAGTGGGACTGAGGACCCAGACATCTCGCACCAGTCCGTGTTCATCATTGCTGCTGTCctcaag GACTTCCTGCGAAATATCCCGGGCAGCATGTTGTGTGTGGATCTGTACGACCAGTGGATGGATGCgatggagggggagggaggggaggagaggacgCAAGCTGTCCAGAG GTTGCTCCACCTCCTGCCAAGCGAGAACCTGCTTCTCCTGCGACATGTGATCGCCATACTGCACTGTATCCAAGGCAACGCCCACGACAACCAGATGAACGCCTtcaacctgtctgtctgcatcgCTCCCAGCATGCTTTGGGCCCCAGCGCCGAGCACTCCCGAGATGGAGGGGGAGGGCACCAAGAAG GTGTGTGAGCTGGTCCGCTTCCTCATAGAGAACTGCAGCGGCGTCCTGGGAGAAGACGTCACCACGCTGTTCAGGAGCTTCAGccagaagagcagcagcagtgaccaCGGATCAG ATGTGTCGTCCTTCCAGATGAACGACTCGTCCTATGACAGCCTGGAGAATGAGCTCAACGATGACCCTGAGTCTCCCTACCAGGAGCAGCTGCCGCTTCGTGACAAGGACAAGCCTGACAGCCGCAGCCGTGACTCTGTCATAACCCTCAGCGACTGCGACCCTGATCCCGACCCCGAGACTGACCTCCAGCTTCAGCTCCCCCCGCTGGCCAGACCCAGGAGGTTCAGCCCTGCGGTTCGACAGCCTCGCGCCCGCCAGGCCAACGGCCCTTCGCAGGGTCccaggaggctgaggaggagttCGGAGCCCGCCTTGGCCCTGGCAAGCACGCCGCCTTCAGGCACAGTGACGGTTCATGCCGATAACCACCGGCTGCCTGTACGGAAGGCGAGCTATGATGCTGCCATGGaaggtgagggagaggaggaggacgaggtgTTTCTGGAGCAGAGGCTGAACGGGCTGCagctgaaggaggagggagaggatggaTGTGAGAAGGGAGGAGTCAAAGTCCAGAACGGTGGGTGGAGGAAGGTGAAGCACACTCCTCCGCCTCCGTTGCGACTGGATGCCAGCTGTTCCAGTCTGTCGTCACCGGCAACCTCACCCACGGGCTCCTCCCTCAGTTCTTTAGACTCCGCCTTCTCACAGTATTCTACTGACTATGCCACCAATGGGGTGATTCCATTGGCTGAACCTACTTCTCTCTCCCCTAACTTTCCTGGGCGACCCCAGGTGTCACCCAGAGGCTCCCCCCCTCAGAAGGAAGCAACGCCTCATTTTCCACAGCCCACCCTGCCTCCGCGGACCAGCCATACCACCTCCCACCCCCATGGCCTCCATCCTAACATGTGGCTGAAGAAGGACCGCCGCCTGTCTCTAAAGCAGGCTGATAATGGACACGCAGAAGAGGACTCACCTGTGGTAAACGGGAAAACCAACCCAAGCAGTAACGGCTGCTCTGTCGGCGCCCCCGAGGCCGTGGTAATGAATCAAAACTGCCAGCGGAGATCCAGCAGCCCTCCGTCCTACCAGcaggctctgctgcagctgcagcgcAGCCGCTCCCCTTTCTACAAGGGGACAGAGAAACCCCTGACGGTCAGAGAGCTGAGGCAGCTCCACGACCTGACCTGTACCCACAAACCCCCAACCTGTCCTAACAACCCAAAACCACCcgcaggaagtgatgtcacacacaggCTGGCTGGACATGAGTGTGTGCAGCCCCCGCAGGGTGTTTTCTATGGACAGAGCGCCACCACTCTGGTCCTGCAGAGGCAAAAGTCTCACTCTCTGACTCCGGCCATGGAAGtacacagagggagaaggacTCTTCCCCTCCCTCGCAGAGCATCTGAACCTAACAAGGTCAATGCGAACTCTAACCTCACCTCCAGCCTCACCTTGAACAGACTTCGTATTTCAAAGGGTCAGACCCAAGACGGCGGCCTGAGAGTGTCAGACGTGGAGCCCAACCACGCTGAACCACGCTTCTGCCTGTCTCCCTCCGCCACCCGGGCTGTGAGGGACTACTTTTCCTCGCAGGATCAGGAGGATGCAGATGCCTGCTTGCGGAGGAGTCAGGAGGTGGCACTAGCTATCGTGCAGGGGAAGAGGGAGTGGCAGAGCAGGCGGTGCAGCGACCCACGAGTGGACGACTTCGAACAGCTTTTTTTTGCAGAGGAGTCGTACGTGTAA